GACAAACTGTAGAACAAGCAAAAGAATTGACAAACTGTAgaacaagcaaaagaaaattGTTCCTTACCTGTCGACGGAATACACCACAAAAGGTGCAATTGTTCTTCAAACCGATCATTTTTACAATGTCATCCATTGTCCATCCATACAGATCTTTGTATGAAACAATCTGAAGAGGCAAACCATactgaaagaaagaaatacagaacccatcaaaaaaaaaaaacgccaaGAAAACAATCACCAATCACATATAGAATTCAAAAAGAAGCTTACTTGGACTTCATTCCGTTTAACGGTCTCAAGAGAATCATCACGATAACCCGTAATCCCTTCATCTATGgacaagagaaagagatccaATCCGTAATCATGCCGTCTGTTTAGTTCTGATAACACATATGCCAGAACTGTAGAATCTGCACAACAAAGCCTCAGCTTTTTGGATTATTTTGATGAATCAGCTATCAACTCTATCAACTATCAACTACCAGAACAATCAAAAGTGTGTAACAGTATTATGTTGAAGCAAAAGATCTTCATAAGTTTGAAGGTTGAAAGAGAAGCAACTACCTTTTCCACCAGAAGCACCTATAGCAACTCGCTCACCAGATTTGAATAAACGATTCTGAACAATGACTTGATGAATCTCCTCCTCAAAAACCTCATAGAAACACTCTCTGCATATCTTTAAACACACAGACTCAATCACTTCTCATACATAAAACCCCAAAAGAGGAGACTCTAGCAACTAAACAATACACTTGGAAACTAAAGATTGGATTTTGATCCAATTCCAACGAATCAGATTGTTAATTTTTGATTCGATTTCACATAGGGATCATAACCCAACCAGTGGAATTCATAAAAGAGCCAAATCTTACAGTATAGAAGTTTGTTCCAAGCTTCTTCTTGAAATCTTAGCTAAAACCCAAACAAGAGAAGTTTGAGTAGAGTTACCTGTTGAAGGGTTTTGGGACGTTTGAGAACGGGACGTCTCAGGTTGCATAAGCAGCAGAGACGAGTGGCTCCTGCTTTCTTGCTCTTGGCCTCCATTTCTCACCGGAGCTCCTCCTGCTTGTCGGAGGTGAAAAGCGACCTAAACTCGACGCAGTCAGAGAATGATGAAACGCCATCGTTTTTCGTCTATATGGGCCCTAAAAGGGCTTTGACGGAATACGGAGTCAAGAgttaaacgacgtcgttgaGTAAAGGCATTGCATCTGTGTCGCGCCTCAGTTTGACTCACCGCTGCTAAACGGCGACGTTTGAGTAAAGGCATTGCGTCTGTGCTGCCTGAGTTTGACTCATCGCTTAAGAGTTAAGATTAGATAAACAAACACTGATGCGgtaattttgtcttttaaaCTCTCAACTCTGTAACTTTATTGGCACAAAACTTGGCTTCCATGTTTTCATCATATCTCCCATCTCCATTGCTTGATTGGTCACAAGCTTCAGCTTCAGCACATGTTATGTGCGTTCTTATGAGAGAGGATTCATTCAGCCGAGAAGTTAATTTACATTTACTTGCTCAGTTTCTTCCTATTCCTCTGTTTTCCgtgctttgtttttttactttctctgtCTATCTTATTGCTCTATTTTGggtgttctgttttctttactttactttactctgttttctgtGCTCTGTTATCTTTTTAGCTCTGTTTCTTTAGGTGCTCCAGTTTTCTCTGGCCTCTGTTTCTCTACTTGTTATGTTCTCTGCTTAACATTACATCACAAAGAAGAAGGAATATTGCTTTTGGATATAGATCAATTGCTTATGAATTAATATTCCTTTTTCTCAGAAtctgtaaaatagagaatctaTGTAATGGATCAAGTGAAGTAACTTCACCAACCTTGATGTGTTTCTCAGTTTATCTATGTTCTAAATGTctaatgaaaacaaagaggatTCACAAGACTCATTCTTTATTCATCTATAGGGACTCACACAAGGAAGATACAGAGAAGAAAGCGGCTAACGAGTAGACAACATGGAACAAAAATCAACTTGTAttaacttttaatgactttgaaGTAATTTTTGTTCATATGTTTTGCCTGTTGCAGTATGATCTAAACTTATCCTTTatgaacaaaaaattgaaacattatACTGTCAAACAGTAACCAAGTTTGAGTTATGTTTACCAGACCAGAAACGTTGCATACCTTCCTTCTGTTCATTCTAGTAGTAGTGGTTGACGCAGAGGCTTTAGAATTGTGCTATCGAGTTCCATAAAATATGTTACAACAACTCCAATAAGCGAGCATACAGCTGGAACAAGTCCTAACCCATATCTTGTCACCGAGAAGTAAAAATGTTGGTTGATATTTACATCGACCTTTGGTGAAGTGCCTGCACCATTTTGCAAACAACACTTCCATCAACAATCTCTAGATATTTATAAGATcaactaagaaagaaaaacaaaaacttacttTGATGTGACTGAAGAACATATAAAGCAAGCCCACATGACATTTTGTCTAAGAAGCTTAATGACCCACAAACGAAAGCACATCCACCGAGTTCCGAACCAATCAACACACTCTGCATACTGATTGCTGTCACCtgtaaaaaatcaaaagacagAACTACACGTTACATGTAAACACATGGAGACGTCAGATTTAAGAAAGGATTGTCTTACCAGCATTAAAGCATTTGCGATGCCGATAAAGACAGAGATGGCATACATGTAAGAGTTAATGCTTCTGGACAATAAGAGGATTGCTACACCGCAGAATATCCAAATGATACCACCCGCACAATAATATGCCTTGAGGCGTTTTCCATTCCATGGAATCTCCTACAATTATGGGAATATAGTTGTTACATAACACACTAAGAAAGGACAAAGTTTAGAGGCGAAGAAGATAAATGCCTTCTGGTAACCACCTGAAGCATAACCGATACAACGAAACTGCAGATGTAGATTATTGCGGGGATCTGAAAATTAAACATTGATCAGTAAAAGTTTGATGATCGTAGAGATGAAAGCTTACTGCAGTGGTTTTACTGATTTTACCAGAGCTTTAGCGGATTGAGCCATTTGCAATTCATCAATAACAAAGAATGCAAGATATGCCTGCCAATATTAAAGTCATCCTGAAATGTAAGTATTGATCGAatacaaaagaagcaaaacatgAAGGATACAGAAACTAACCTGTGAAACATTCAATACTAGTCGAGTGAGGAGATAAACCATAGCAACTTGATAGTATAGAACTTTACGGAACCAGTAAGCCCACGGTATTCTTGCTCGGCTAGTTTCTCTTAGATCTATCCGCAGcctttgaaaataaataaaaaaaccaactcattttcaataaaatatcATCCATCAATGCAAGAACTTTGGTAAAAACTGATCAAGGCATTTCAGAGAAAAGTGTGCATTACCTTGGTTCTTTTGTTCCCATAAGAAATATGACCACAAAGCAGCAGCCAACGGTGATAGATGAGTAAGCAATCCAACGATACTGTAGACTTAGGTAGACTTAGAATCATATCCGAAGGTATTAACATAAACAAGACCATAGAAGCACAAACCTGAGTTtcggtatttttttttgtcacggCCTCACTAACACCAAATACAACTAAAGCAATAGCGTATAAGCCTAAATTAGCAACCTGAAAATAACAGTCGATGGAAATGTTAAGTATAAGCCTAAAAAGACACGTTAAAGAGCTAAAATCAGACTAAAGGGAAAGAGCTAACCATGCTAAAAGCGTTACGGGAGCTTGTTAGTGCTACTCTGCTTGTTGAGTTCAGTGTAATGCAATTGACCATAGCCCTAGCGAAcatcaagttaaaaaaaaaaaatgaatatctgACAGAGTAAATTTGAGATTAGCCTAGAGAGAAGatcaaacggaaaaaaaaaaagaaagattgttTTATTACATGTGAGAAACCTGAGTAGCAGCCCATCCTATATTGAAGATAGCTGCAAACATACTGTACGATAATGTTTCAACAGTTAGGGAGTTACTGTTGAGGAGAGTACAAGGCAAACAACCGCCAAAAACAGATGAAAATGAGACAGCAACTAGTAAGGATCCTGCAGCATGCCAAATTTTGAAATGCCCAAATCTGTCAATCTGGTCATATGAAAAAGACAGATTTtgtgagattaaaaaaaaatacactggTTCCATTGAACAAAGATCAATCAATTTAGACTACTCTTAAATTAAACAAgactacaaaattaaaaaaaaaatactttaccAATTCACCAACGAAGACAGTAGCAAAACCATCTGCAACTTGACCAGAGAGCATGACAATTGCAGCATCcctacagaagaagaaaagcgtAATTACTCTCACTAATTCAGTGTAAAAATCAGGAGTAGATATTATTGTATGTACCTTGGGGAGAGACCGATTTGGGTTAAAAACAAGAGGAGGTAAGTGAACCAACAGGAAGCAGTAATGTCATTAAGCATATGTCCAACTCCATAATAGAACACAGACAACCTTCCAAGTGGTTTCGTCGATGGATCCTCTTCGTCATCGTTCCTTCCGACAATCACAGGTGACGTCATCAACCAAATTGGTTTTTCAGAAGAgacaaattttgtattttttttttttttaattgtataatccTACAATTAGAACCTGCATGGAAGAAGACACATCGAAGATTTTCAAAACAACCCAAAACCTCGAATATAGTCAATTGtatctacaacaacaacaacaacaaaaaagacacGAACTTTTTCGGATTGAAGAAATTGAGGAAAGGTGAGAATTTTCAAGAacgagaaaagaaagaaaaaaaggaataaacttTTCGTACCtgttgaatgaaaaaaaaaaaggaagaaacttgcAATCCCAAAATCGAATTTTGATTCAGATACCCTTTAAGAATCTGTTCAATAGATTATCCAATTCCCAAGGAAACGGGACTaagaaggaagaacaaaaaagggaaaatgacAACGGTTGTGTGAGCGAGCTTAACgagaaacttgaaaaaaaataaaaggaaaaaaataaaattttatagtaaTACTTTCCGGCGTAAATACgtcattaatatttattttccgcgatttcaaaatttaattattgagtAAAGAAGAATTAATGAAGTACTAAAAACAGGAAATTAAATgttgttgacccaaaaaaaaaaaaaagagaagaaaagagaatcaCGATCATGAAAGAGAGACGAAACTGACCGTAGTAGATAATCTAGGAAACCGTGCGGTCATGTGATTGCTCTATAGATTTGGTATGGGGACACTTTGGATGATTTATATACTACGATAAATGGTTGCAAGTTGCAACAGTTCTTCCAACACTATTAGTCTATTACTTTGTATTGGTGTTACTAGTATCTCTGCCAAAGTGCAAACAACAATTTCTTACAACACTATTACTGTGTGTTGATGCCTAATACTTGTCTCTACAATagtattttatacttttttaacCATACAATTAGGTATAGCCAAAATTCAGGTTTGCCGAAGTTTTTAACCAGTAAGTTCCCGTAATCTCCCATTAAACCGAAGTCCTTGATCGATCAGTAGTCCAATTGATTGTTTTACAATATgacaacaccaaaaacaaaaccaaaaaaaaagaagtaagttTATGGCAACTTGGATCTCCACAACTTTGTGATCATGTTCCATTTGATCCTTGTGGTtccctctttctttctttttttcttgtggaTCTGATTCGCACTCAAAAGAATTCATTTGTCGCTAAGAGGCTTATCGGTTAATGAAATTGCGTGTGGATGCAGTTCACTTCAGTTCAAACAAAACCATCATACATTCATACTCAATGAATAAAAATTCAAGAGTTTTTTCTCaagtaaaaatattacaaaaataaaattgataaaatcatacaagatagagagaagagTTGTCATTTGTAGCTAGCTCGTGTCTCATTTTGCGccatacaaagaaagaaaaaaaacaatagttgAGAAGAGTTGTCACAAAGTGAAAACTACATTCATcagtcaaaaccaaaaacagcAACGGCACAAAATCAAAGCCACCGCAATTACACGAAACCAACGTGACATCCTTTTCACGTTTCATTGTTATTATCTAAACGAggatgaaaatacaaaatatgacGAAGAAATGGGCAACAACTAGCCATCGTTTACCAAAGAGTTGGGTCGTCCGACCACTGTTGTTGTTATCAGATCCTGCGGTTGGAGGAACGCTGGGACTGGGTGGGTCAGAAGCTAGTCCGATTTTGTGTAAAGCTTGATCTATTAGATAGAACACTTGGGCTTCTGGAGATTTTGGGTCCAAGTGAAGGAAAGCTGAAACATCCATACCACCGTACCACAAATTATGGATTCGTTAATATTGCttctattaataaaattttcaagataATACTCGAGTACTTAAAAAATTACCAACGGTCTTACGTGAATTCAGTTTCTTACACGATAATCAATATGGtaaatgttaaattattatttagaaaGTCATATTATAATTACAAACTAAGCAAAGACCTTTCTAAACGTCCACATTAAAATGAACCATATACAACCAACCACTGTTATATCGTAAAACGGTAAAAGTCTAAGAGAGGTGATTAAGGTACGAACCAGGGCATTTAGCGACATCAGCAGTGACGTGACAAACGGAAGGAAGagtgtaagagagagagatattgatcTGGAGACCCAAAGCAGGATCATTCCTGTCTTGGATGATCACACAGATACACTTTTTCTCCGAATCTAGAATCTGTTTGAGACCGGAGCAACAACCCGGCGTCGGAGATTTTGCTTGTCCTTTCATGTAAGGAAGACACGTGCCCATACTCAAACGCTCTTCCCTACACTGTTCTTCATTTTTTGCCTTATCTTCTCCACCTCCCACCACCGTAGTCGCCATTGTTAAAGCTATTGATATCGCCACTAGAATAATCCTCCAtgattccatttttttcttttaattcggatttgattttttctttttgtaaataaattgtGAGAACAAGAGATctcaaatatcaaaatcattatcTCCATAACGCGGAATCTCTGTATAGTAACTTTATAATACGACAAAAGTTTATCAACTTTGGAAAGACTTTGGTAAGTCAAGTTTCAACCCTTGTTTTGTTTGGCCGacctcttttgttcttttttcttttttttttttaatttcatttttcaaGATCTTAAAGAATATTCAAATCTGTCAAAAAGGTATAATTCTTCAGAAGtcactacaagtctacaagatATTTTActagaagaaattttttttttaaaaagatctcTTTAACTCATTTGTCGGTTTACAAGTGACTTAATTAATATTACTCAAGTGTTCGAGTCAAGGATTATAAAGGACTGTAAAAGTAATGAAGTTGACGCTAAAATTTAGATGTCGTGTGTAAGTCTAACgtctattttaagttttaacaacgAAGCAAAATCCCTTTACGTTGCCTATATGGCTTTATCAATATGCTTTTGACTCATTTAAAAACCAACGTCAACCCTTAACTAGGtttgataaataaatgattgtATTTCTTGAAGAATAAAGATTATTGtgtttcaaataaatttaataaaaggCATTAAACGAGACATAGAAAACCTGTATTTCGTACGTGTCTTATTTTGTGGCccacaaaaatagaaagaaagaggtcTCACGATCACGAAATAGAACTAAATTCATCAATCAAACACAGTTACGGTAAAAACCAGCGTCACTCCAATTGCGCAAAATCAACGTTACATACTTTTCACTTTTCGTTATTGTTATCTATACGAGGATGAAAATGTAAGAAAATACGAAGAAATGGGCAACAACTTCGAGCCCTAGCCATTGTTTGTAGAAGCTTTGAGCGTGGTTCGAGCCTGGTACAGAGGCCGTTCGACCACTGTTTTTACCAGCATCGGATCCTGCGGTCGGAGACATGCTAGTGGGTCCAGGGGACGAGCCAGTGGGAGCAGAGGCTGAGACGGTTTTATTTGCTAGCTGGTAGAACACTTGGGCATCTGGAGAATTGGGGTCCAAGTGGAGCAAAGCTGAAACACCCATCCCATAAAAATATGAGTTTTCTTATTATGTATCATCCCTttcaaaaacttgtttaccAAACATACTATTCgcatactctgtttttattcttGAATGTGCTATATATATCGATGTACATTAATGACTAATGTAACATGAGCTAACATGAGTCATGTTATACGCTTAGCTTAATTAGATGGTAACATAAATGAATTTTAACTAATTCTAAACTATTATGATGAATTCGTTGatttttccgtttttttttgtaggattCCACCAAAATCAGCTGATAAAATTTAGTCCAAATGTTATATGGATAGAATTCTAACGTTTTCAATCAATGatgatatatagtatataaaagtcacccaaatatgtaaaatatcaaaacattaTTCTACACTATAATCGTAAACACTCGGATTCACTTAGCACAAAATTTCtatatatccaaaaaaagaaacaactagTTTTTATTTATCACTAATCCAACGACGTCgcaaattatttattatatggtGAAATTGTAGAGAGGTAAAGATACGAACCAGGGCACTTAGTTATGTCAGCAGTGGCGTGGCAAACAGAAGGAAGAGCAAGAGCTAGCGAGACGTTGACCTGAAGACCCAAATCAGGATCGTTCCTGTCTTGGATGATGACACAAAGACACTTCTTGTTGGAATTAAGAACTTGTTTGAGGCCGGAGCAACAGTCCGGCGTCGGAGATTTTGCCTGTCCTTGCACGTAAGGAAGACACGTGGCCATACCCACGAGCTGCTCAGTACATTCATCCTTATCTTTTGCCTTATCATCTCCAGCAGCGACCACCATAGCCAACATTATCAAAGCTATTGCTGTCGCCATTAGATTAATCCTCCAtgacttcattttttttttgtttttttcagtgttattgttgttgtgatttCCACTACCATTCCTTTACTACCACTCTTACGATTTATCTAGCACTTTTTAGCTTTTAAGGGTTTTTCTACAAgccattttgttttattttattgtgtaaTTTACGCGATGATTGCGTTGTATGCGTTGTCGTCACGAGAAGTTTATCGGAGTATATATTGGTGATGGAAAATTGTGTCGTATATACATGCGAACGAACATGTGATCTCAAATGTCAACATCATTATCTCCATAAGCTCAATCGGTGTATGGTGAATTAAGGACCCATAATTTTAATTGtggagtatatttttatccatACTAAACTAATTTTTGGTAAGTCAATTAAACTCTGataatctatataaaataaaatttcgcCTTGTTAACTTATGGGTCTCTGTCAACTTTCGCCTTGTTACTAAATCCCAAATTAAAACCTGataatctatataaaataaaatttcgttaacaaaaacaataaatgaagTATTCAAAGAattaaacatattattattattttattttttgccaaGAATTAAACATATTTGTTATATCACATatcattctttctttctattacttacattttcaattataaaacagcaaaatttcaaagaaaacaaaattattgaataTCTATATGCAAGACTGAAAATCGCATCACTAATGTTTTGATAGctattctttatttttcaaaaaagttattCCCTAAAAAGTAGCCCACGAGATGTTTTGATAGctaataattcatttttagtATAAAGTATTCATACACAATCACTACCCATCCATCATAATACTtattagaagaaataaaataattgccAAAGCTACAAAACAAAAGCTGTGGGAATGCATAAAGAAATCGATTTAAGAAGAGG
The Camelina sativa cultivar DH55 chromosome 6, Cs, whole genome shotgun sequence genome window above contains:
- the LOC104793368 gene encoding major facilitator superfamily domain-containing protein 12-like yields the protein MTSPVIVGRNDDEEDPSTKPLGRLSVFYYGVGHMLNDITASCWFTYLLLFLTQIGLSPRDAAIVMLSGQVADGFATVFVGELIDRFGHFKIWHAAGSLLVAVSFSSVFGGCLPCTLLNSNSLTVETLSYSMFAAIFNIGWAATQVSHMAMVNCITLNSTSRVALTSSRNAFSMVANLGLYAIALVVFGVSEAVTKKNTETQYRWIAYSSITVGCCFVVIFLMGTKEPRLRIDLRETSRARIPWAYWFRKVLYYQVAMVYLLTRLVLNVSQAYLAFFVIDELQMAQSAKALIPAIIYICSFVVSVMLQEIPWNGKRLKAYYCAGGIIWIFCGVAILLLSRSINSYMYAISVFIGIANALMLVTAISMQSVLIGSELGGCAFVCGSLSFLDKMSCGLALYVLQSHQSTSPKVDVNINQHFYFSVTRYGLGLVPAVCSLIGVVVTYFMELDSTILKPLRQPLLLE
- the LOC104793369 gene encoding protein YLS3-like, translating into MESWRIILVAISIALTMATTVVGGGEDKAKNEEQCREERLSMGTCLPYMKGQAKSPTPGCCSGLKQILDSEKKCICVIIQDRNDPALGLQINISLSYTLPSVCHVTADVAKCPAFLHLDPKSPEAQVFYLIDQALHKIGLASDPPSPSVPPTAGSDNNNSGRTTQLFGKRWLVVAHFFVIFCIFILV
- the LOC104793370 gene encoding protein YLS3-like encodes the protein MKSWRINLMATAIALIMLAMVVAAGDDKAKDKDECTEQLVGMATCLPYVQGQAKSPTPDCCSGLKQVLNSNKKCLCVIIQDRNDPDLGLQVNVSLALALPSVCHATADITKCPALLHLDPNSPDAQVFYQLANKTVSASAPTGSSPGPTSMSPTAGSDAGKNSGRTASVPGSNHAQSFYKQWLGLEVVAHFFVFSYIFILV